In Desulfobaccales bacterium, a single window of DNA contains:
- a CDS encoding DUF1257 domain-containing protein translates to MSHYSEVKIEFRDGAALVAGLNRLGFQGKVEIHQEAKSLYGYQGDRREQQAHIIIRRQHVGQAANDLGFQRQSDGTYRAWISEYDQNHNGYNDSWMGRLKQAYGVEKAKAEAKKKGYRVTEEKRDDGLIRLVCRR, encoded by the coding sequence ATGAGCCACTACAGTGAAGTTAAGATCGAATTCCGGGATGGGGCGGCTCTGGTGGCCGGCCTGAATCGTTTAGGGTTCCAGGGAAAGGTGGAGATCCACCAGGAAGCCAAATCTCTTTACGGTTACCAAGGTGACCGGAGAGAACAGCAGGCCCATATCATCATCCGGCGCCAGCATGTCGGCCAGGCAGCCAACGACCTCGGTTTTCAGCGGCAATCGGATGGCACTTACCGGGCCTGGATCTCCGAATATGACCAGAACCACAACGGCTATAACGACTCCTGGATGGGGAGGCTCAAGCAAGCTTACGGGGTAGAAAAGGCCAAGGCCGAAGCCAAGAAAAAAGGCTACCGGGTCACTGAAGAAAAACGAGACGATGGCCTTATCCGGCTGGTCTGCAGGAGATAG
- a CDS encoding DUF2997 domain-containing protein produces MATEIILDFAPDGEVKMEGKGFQGKGCDEAMGHFEQALGVVANRKNKPEYSQGVKTNASQRA; encoded by the coding sequence ATGGCGACAGAAATTATCTTGGACTTTGCCCCTGACGGCGAGGTCAAAATGGAAGGCAAAGGATTTCAGGGCAAGGGTTGCGATGAAGCCATGGGCCACTTCGAGCAAGCCCTGGGCGTGGTGGCCAACCGCAAGAACAAACCGGAATATTCCCAAGGAGTAAAGACCAATGCCAGTCAGCGAGCTTGA
- a CDS encoding type II toxin-antitoxin system MqsR family toxin, with the protein MTEKRQPTYDLEAFKAAFSSVERLAVTGTALRSAAALGFGRTEIVATIQTMKREHFYKSMTAYADYRLWQDVYHVPSSVGVLYVKFTADVLTKFLLLSFKEKENDR; encoded by the coding sequence ATGACGGAGAAACGCCAACCTACTTACGACCTTGAGGCATTCAAGGCTGCTTTTAGCAGCGTGGAGAGACTGGCCGTTACCGGCACGGCGCTAAGAAGCGCCGCCGCTCTGGGATTTGGCCGCACTGAGATCGTGGCAACGATCCAGACCATGAAACGGGAGCATTTTTACAAGTCCATGACGGCCTATGCCGATTACCGGCTTTGGCAGGATGTGTACCACGTTCCCTCATCGGTTGGTGTGCTGTATGTTAAGTTTACCGCCGATGTTTTAACCAAGTTTTTGTTGCTCTCCTTCAAGGAGAAAGAAAATGACCGCTAA
- a CDS encoding type II toxin-antitoxin system MqsA family antitoxin — protein sequence MTANPKCPKTGALMHRSVRPMTLTYKEESITFDMPGWYCDECDESIHTGKDMRVSDRMLNRLKARSEGLLEPEEIRQIRKKLRLSQEAAGLLIGGGPRAFQKYESGDLLPSRAVSSALVLLDHDPKAIAVLKRRHETNKVPVPSHAEPHPS from the coding sequence ATGACCGCTAATCCCAAATGTCCGAAGACGGGTGCGCTGATGCACCGCAGCGTGCGCCCCATGACTTTGACCTATAAGGAGGAGTCGATCACCTTCGACATGCCCGGTTGGTATTGTGACGAGTGTGATGAGAGCATTCATACCGGCAAGGATATGAGGGTATCCGATCGCATGTTGAATCGGCTTAAGGCACGCAGCGAGGGCTTGCTTGAGCCGGAGGAGATTCGGCAAATTCGCAAGAAACTTCGGCTTTCTCAGGAGGCTGCCGGGCTGCTGATAGGCGGAGGCCCGCGGGCCTTCCAGAAATACGAAAGCGGGGACCTGCTGCCAAGCCGGGCAGTAAGCAGCGCCTTGGTTCTTCTCGATCATGACCCCAAGGCAATAGCGGTTCTAAAGAGGCGGCATGAAACCAACAAGGTCCCTGTCCCGTCACACGCCGAGCCGCACCCCTCGTAA